In Lysobacter firmicutimachus, one genomic interval encodes:
- the dbpA gene encoding ATP-dependent RNA helicase DbpA — translation MTDLSPNAGADTAGAAAAAFDTLALTPALLQGVAAAGYATMTPIQARALPAVLDGRDLIAQAPTGSGKTAAFGLGLLQHLDPAAIRTQALVLCPTRELADQVGQQLRKLAFAIPNVKISVLCGGMPLGPQLASLEHAPHVVVGTPGRLQELLSKRALQLDGLRTLVFDEADRMLDMGFEEPIRAIVAKTPKMRQSLLFSATFPEAIRELARAALRDPVEVTVEGAGAAPTIEQYFYEIEPAKKTPLLGALLLEYRPESCVVFCNMRRDTEEVVGSLSHYGFTALALHGDMEQRDRDEVLVRFANRSCNVLVASDVAARGLDVEDVGAVINYELPTDPDVYVHRIGRTGRAGRGGVALSLCAPREVARVEQIAQRQGLPPSWRRAQPLGGKAHNAPAAPMATLRIDAGKTDKLRPGDILGALTGEAGLKADAIGKINVYPTRSYVAVARGQAAAALARLREGKIKGRKFRVARI, via the coding sequence ATGACCGATCTTTCCCCGAACGCCGGCGCCGACACGGCCGGCGCCGCTGCGGCGGCTTTCGACACCCTCGCCCTGACCCCGGCCCTGCTGCAGGGCGTGGCCGCGGCCGGCTATGCCACGATGACCCCGATTCAGGCCCGCGCCCTGCCGGCCGTGCTCGACGGCCGCGACCTGATCGCCCAGGCTCCGACCGGCAGCGGCAAGACCGCCGCCTTCGGCCTGGGCCTGCTGCAACACCTGGACCCGGCGGCGATCCGTACCCAGGCCCTGGTGCTGTGCCCGACCCGCGAACTGGCCGACCAGGTCGGCCAACAGCTGCGCAAGCTCGCTTTCGCCATCCCCAACGTGAAAATCTCGGTGCTGTGCGGCGGCATGCCGCTGGGCCCGCAACTGGCCTCGCTGGAGCACGCCCCGCATGTCGTGGTCGGCACCCCGGGCCGTCTGCAGGAACTGCTGAGCAAGCGCGCGCTGCAGCTCGACGGCCTGCGCACCCTGGTCTTCGACGAGGCCGACCGCATGCTCGACATGGGCTTCGAAGAGCCTATCCGGGCGATCGTCGCCAAGACCCCGAAGATGCGCCAGAGCCTGCTGTTCTCCGCGACCTTCCCCGAGGCGATTCGCGAGCTGGCCCGCGCCGCCCTGCGCGATCCGGTCGAGGTCACGGTCGAAGGCGCCGGCGCGGCGCCGACGATCGAGCAGTATTTCTACGAGATCGAGCCGGCCAAGAAGACGCCGCTGCTCGGCGCGCTGCTGCTGGAATACCGGCCCGAATCCTGCGTGGTGTTCTGCAACATGCGCCGCGATACCGAGGAAGTGGTCGGTTCGCTGAGCCACTACGGCTTCACCGCCCTGGCCCTGCACGGCGACATGGAGCAGCGCGATCGCGACGAAGTGCTGGTGCGCTTCGCCAACCGCAGTTGCAACGTGCTGGTCGCCAGCGACGTCGCCGCGCGCGGGCTCGACGTCGAGGACGTCGGCGCGGTGATCAACTACGAACTGCCGACCGACCCGGATGTGTACGTGCACCGCATCGGCCGCACCGGCCGCGCCGGCCGCGGCGGGGTCGCGCTGAGCCTGTGCGCGCCGCGCGAAGTCGCCCGCGTCGAGCAGATCGCCCAACGCCAGGGCCTGCCACCGAGCTGGCGGCGCGCCCAGCCGCTGGGCGGCAAGGCGCACAATGCGCCGGCGGCGCCGATGGCGACGCTGCGCATCGACGCCGGCAAGACCGACAAACTGCGTCCCGGCGACATCCTCGGCGCGCTCACCGGCGAGGCCGGGCTGAAGGCCGACGCGATCGGCAAGATCAACGTGTATCCCACCCGGTCCTACGTCGCGGTCGCGCGCGGCCAGGCCGCGGCGGCGCTGGCGCGCCTGCGCGAAGGCAAGATCAAGGGCCGCAAGTTCCGCGTCGCCCGGATCTGA
- a CDS encoding M1 family metallopeptidase, whose translation MSQATLQSNPASRAARGLRRWRWCMAWALAGLGGAAFAQGGEAPRAGSGIDVLHYTARIEPDLSARSLRGQVAIRFQVLAAGQQQIDFDAGELEIESVREGGQALGFEKLDQRLRVKLAAPAKAGQRREIEIAYRGAPKFGLEFHPERSEVYTVFSTSQWLVCVDAPRERATLDLSLTVPSGLKAVGNGRLVARNALGGHRETYRWRQDLAMPSYVYGFAAGRYREAGGSGERAELRYLSAEMSVPQLRKVFADTADMLRFFGRRAGIRYTGTYTQALVAKTIGQEHAGFALMSESYGREVLAQPDAQALIAHEAAHQWWGNAVTCRDWNEFWLNEGFANFMAAAYLQHRYGEAAYRGQVEGWKRRLDKLRETGKDHALIYERWLKPSADDRAVVYQKGAYVLHLLREELGERAFWRGVRAYTRAHYGHSVTSADLRRAMERASGRDLGGFFARWVESAEPAPARAAAGASGR comes from the coding sequence ATGAGTCAGGCCACGCTGCAATCGAACCCGGCATCGCGCGCCGCGCGCGGGTTGCGTCGCTGGCGTTGGTGCATGGCCTGGGCCTTGGCCGGCCTCGGCGGCGCGGCGTTCGCGCAGGGCGGCGAAGCGCCGCGCGCGGGCAGCGGCATCGACGTGCTGCACTACACCGCGCGGATCGAACCCGATCTGAGCGCACGCAGTCTGCGCGGCCAAGTCGCGATCCGTTTCCAGGTGCTGGCCGCGGGCCAGCAACAGATCGATTTCGACGCCGGCGAGCTCGAGATCGAATCGGTGCGCGAAGGCGGGCAGGCGCTGGGTTTCGAGAAACTCGACCAGCGCTTGCGGGTGAAGCTGGCGGCGCCGGCCAAGGCCGGGCAACGGCGCGAGATCGAAATCGCCTACCGCGGCGCGCCCAAGTTCGGTTTGGAGTTCCATCCCGAGCGCAGCGAGGTCTATACCGTGTTCTCGACCAGCCAGTGGCTGGTCTGCGTCGACGCGCCGCGCGAACGCGCCACGCTCGACCTGAGCCTGACTGTGCCGAGCGGGCTCAAGGCGGTGGGCAACGGCCGCCTGGTCGCGCGCAATGCGCTCGGCGGCCATCGCGAGACCTACCGCTGGCGCCAGGACCTGGCGATGCCGAGTTATGTCTACGGTTTCGCCGCCGGCCGTTACCGCGAAGCCGGCGGCAGCGGCGAACGCGCCGAACTGCGCTATCTGTCGGCGGAAATGAGCGTCCCGCAGCTGCGTAAGGTGTTCGCCGATACCGCCGACATGCTGCGTTTCTTCGGCCGTCGCGCCGGCATCCGCTACACCGGCACCTACACCCAGGCCCTGGTCGCCAAAACCATCGGCCAGGAGCACGCCGGCTTCGCCCTGATGTCGGAGAGCTACGGCCGCGAGGTGCTGGCGCAGCCCGATGCGCAGGCGCTGATCGCCCACGAGGCCGCGCACCAGTGGTGGGGCAATGCGGTCACCTGCCGCGACTGGAACGAGTTCTGGCTCAACGAAGGCTTCGCCAACTTCATGGCCGCGGCCTATCTGCAGCACCGCTACGGCGAAGCCGCATACCGCGGCCAGGTCGAGGGCTGGAAGCGGCGCCTGGACAAGCTGCGCGAAACCGGCAAGGACCATGCGTTGATTTACGAGCGCTGGCTCAAGCCCAGCGCCGACGACCGCGCCGTGGTCTACCAGAAGGGCGCCTACGTGCTGCATCTGTTGCGCGAGGAACTCGGCGAACGCGCGTTCTGGCGCGGCGTGCGCGCCTACACCCGGGCCCACTACGGCCATTCGGTGACCAGCGCCGATCTGCGCCGCGCGATGGAGCGGGCCAGCGGCCGCGACCTCGGCGGCTTCTTCGCGCGCTGGGTCGAATCGGCCGAACCGGCGCCGGCGCGGGCCGCGGCCGGCGCGTCCGGCCGCTAG
- a CDS encoding DoxX family protein, which translates to MNAEKSRDLALLVLRLSLGALILLHGIAKLRGGLDGIVGMVQAQGLPGFLGYGVLVGEVLAPLLLILGWHARVGAALIAANMLAAIGLVHLGQLGQLNEQGGWAIELQAMFLAAAVAIALAGPGRHSLDGR; encoded by the coding sequence ATGAACGCCGAGAAGTCCCGCGATCTCGCCCTGCTGGTCCTGCGCCTGAGCCTGGGCGCGCTGATCCTGCTGCACGGCATCGCCAAACTGCGCGGCGGCCTCGACGGCATCGTCGGCATGGTGCAGGCGCAGGGCCTGCCGGGTTTCCTCGGCTACGGCGTGCTGGTCGGCGAGGTGCTGGCGCCGCTGCTGCTGATCCTGGGCTGGCATGCGCGCGTCGGCGCGGCGCTGATCGCCGCCAACATGCTGGCGGCGATCGGCCTGGTCCACCTGGGCCAGCTCGGCCAGCTCAACGAGCAAGGCGGTTGGGCGATCGAACTGCAGGCGATGTTCCTCGCCGCCGCGGTCGCGATCGCCCTGGCCGGGCCCGGACGCCACAGCCTCGACGGCCGATGA